ATTTTTTGATTTGTATAAAGATCTAGTTTATCAATATATGAGTTTTTTAATTTTGTTTCAAAAAGCTTTGTAAATTCAGCTTTTTCTTCATTTGATAAATTCTTCCAATCTTTTCCTAATGCGATTTGAGACATAACATTATAATCAAAAAGAGAATCCATAATAAAAAAAATCTTATCAGTTCTCTCTTTTAGTGTTTTATCTTTTTGTTGTAAAATTGATATAACATTATCAATCTTTTCTTGCATCACATCTTTTATTTTAGACTCTTCAATTGCAAATAAACTCTTTGAAAGAATCAATAACGAGAAGATTAAAACTAAAAACTTATTACCTATCATTTAACTATTCCTTAATCTCTTTTTCTCTTCTTTGTTCATAAATATCCCTTAAAAATGGATATAAATCGATTGCATCTTTTTTAAGATCTTGATATCTTCCAATATTAAAAGAATTATCATTTAGATATCGAGCTGTTGCCCAATAAATAGTCTCTTCATCATTATTTGGAATTTTATATTTTAAATCACTATCTCCAAAACTATTTAAAGGAGAAACATATCCATCAGCAACCAATCCAAAAGTATCTCTTAAGTTTGAAGGCCCTAAAAAAGGTAAAACAAGTGGAAATCCAGAACCAACTCCATAAAAACCTAAAGTTTGTCCAAAGTCCTCTTTATGTGCTTGCCAATGTAATTCAGTAGTCGCAGGATCCATAAAACCTAAAAGTCCAAAAGTACTGTTTATTAAAAATCTACCTAACTCTTCTGCACTATTTGAAAATTTGAATTGTAATAAATTATTTACAAATCTAACAGGAAATAAAAGATTATCAAAAAAATTTGAAACTCCAGTTCTAGCTACTTCTGGTACCACTTTTACATAGCCTCTTGTAACTGGATCAAATACATAAATATATACTTTATCATTGAATGATGTCATAACTCTATTATATCCACTAAGAGGATCAAATACTTCTGCTTTTGGTTCACTAAATTCATTAGAAAAATCAACTGCTTTCGTATCATCAGATGCTAATGCAATATTTAATAATAAAATTAAACTGAAAATAATCTTTTTCAAATACTTATCCTATTGTTTTATATTATTCCGGGATTATATTATAAATTTCATAATTACTTCATAAAGTGACATGTATAATAATTATTTTTAATAATTTAAATTGAAAACTTAATTTAATTTGTGATTAAATTCAGGAACTATCTCTTTTAATACTTTTATTTTATCTTCACTTATCAGAAGTTCATCAATCTTCTTATTTAATAAATCTATATCAAACAGCGTAGAACTTGCAACTGTGATTGACTCATAATCTGTATTCTTATCACTATCATTGATAAGTAATTCTTCGTATAACTTCTCACCAGGTCTTAACCCACAAAATTCTATTTGTACATTTTCTCTACCACTTAGCTCTATCATTTTTTTAGCCAAATCAACTATTTTTATAGGTTCTCCCATATCAAGAATAAATATCTCTCCACCTTTTCCTATACTTGCAGCTTGTAATACAAGTTCACAGGCCTCAGGTATGAGCATAAAATATCTAGTAATATCAGGGTGAGTCACAGTAATAGGACCACCTGATTCAATTTGTGATTTAAACTTAGGAATAACACTTCCACTACTTCCTAAAACATTCCCAAATCGTACAGCTACAATTTCTGTAGAATCTGACTTAACATTTTGTGCATAAAGTTCACAAATACGTTTTGTGGTCCCCATAACATTTGTAGGACGTACTGCTTTATCAGTAGAAATTAGTACAAATTTCTCAACCTCATATTTTATAGATAAATCTATGCAATTTTTGGTCCCTATTATGTTATTTGATATTCCTTCTAAAATATTATCTTCAACCAATGGCACATGTTTATAAGCTGCTGCATGAATCACTATTTGAGGTTTATATTTTTTAAAAGTATTTTCTATAAATCCAAAATTTCTAACCGTTTGCATAACAGGAATAACAATATCTGAATTTAACTCTTCAGTTATTTGGTAAAGATTAAATTCACTATGATCTAATAAGATTAGTTGTTTTGCACCAAACTTTTTACACTGCCTAGATATTTCACTACCTATACTTCCACCAGCACCTGTGATTAGTACTACTTTATCTTTTATGAAGTTTTCAATTTTTTCTTTATCTAAATCTTTTGGATGACGTGCAAGTAAATCCTCTACAGAAATATCTTTTAACTGTGTAGAGTAATCTTTTTCTTGTAGTATTTCACTCAGAGATGGAAGTATTTTAATTGTTTTAAAATATGGACTTAATTCATCGTAAATAAATTTTATTCTACTTTTACTTGCACTTGGCATTGCTATTACTAAAAGTTCATATTTTTGCTTTTGAATTATATTTTTTAACTTTGATTTAGAAAGTATTTGTATCCCATCAATACTTCTTTTCTGGAGCTTTTTAGAATCATCAACAAAATATTTTATCAAATATTGACTATTTCTGTACTCTTCACTTAATTTTGTTCCAGCTTTTCCAGCACCATAAATAACAACTCTTTTATCTTTTATTACTCTACATTTATTTATAAAATAGTTATAAGAATACATTAAAAAGTTTATAGAAAAAAGATATAAAAAAAGTTCACTAGCAAGAAGTGCAAATCTTACAGTACCATAATATATTGGTAAGTAAATAACAAATGCTGCAAGATAAACAATACTTTTAATTAAGAATGTTCGTGTAGTAGATTTACTCCAAGATAGGGAATAATCTTTATAAATTAAGAATGAAACAATAATTCTTATACATATAACACCTAAGATAATATTTACTTGTGCCTTTTGATGAAATATAAAAAAAGTCCAATAAAATGTAATAAAACTTAAAAAGATAATCACTAAAATATTTAAAACTCTTTTATCCAAAGTAAACATTATTCAAAAGCCTTTTTTTTATCTACAAAATATATACTAGCATACAAAAGAGTAAGAGATATGATAAATGCTATAAAAATATTTGAAACATAGTATACAATAACAAATAATAAAATATTGATAAAAATAGATGCTATTACTACTTTACTATGACTCCAACCACTTTGAGTAAGTCTTTGATAAGCATGTTTTTTATGCGCTTGACTAAGCTTTTCACCATTTTTCTTTCTTCTATAAAGTGTCAAAGTAGCATCAAACCAAAAAACTCCAAATAAAATAATCCAAATCCAAAAATTTGTACTCTCTTCATTTGCATAATATATAGTAAATATTGCAATATTATAACCTAAAAGAGTACTTCCCACATCACCCATAAATATCTTAGCCTTATGCCAGTTCCAAATTAAAAAACCAAGCACAGCAACAGCTAAAATTAAAAAGTGATTCCCACCAAACAAAGCAAATCCAGCAAGAGATAAAAACAGAGCTTCACTTCCAGCATAGCCATCAATACCATCTAAAAAATTATAAAGATTTATAAACCAAATAATCATAAAAAAAGCAAAAATATTAGTAAAAATATGATTTTCTATTGAAAATAAACCCAAATTTATACTATCAAGACCACCTAAAGCATATAGCCCAAGTAAAGAGACAAGAGATTGAACCATAAGCCTTAATTTTGCACTTAATTCAAATAAATCATCAAAAAAACTAACAACAGAAATAATAACTCCAACTAAAAGTGCATAAAAAAGTGTTTGATCAATCTGTTTTGTAAAATATAAATAAATCAAACCAATAAACCAAGTAATTGCAATAGCAATACCTCCACCATGAGGGGTAGGAGTAGTATGAGAACTTCTATCATTTACATGAGCAACAAGAGACTTTTTGATAGCATAGTTCTTTATCAAATATGTTAAAAAAAGAGAGACTACTACTAAAACTAAATAAATCAAATATTCTCTCCTTTAATCATATACTTTATTCCCTCTTCCACACTATATGGATTTTTAAGATTTAGCTTTTCTTTTGTTATTGTATTATCAATTTCTAAACTTCCATAAAGTCTTTTGTAAAATGATGGTTTTAATAATTTTAATAAACTTTCAAAAAATGGTATTTTTATTAGGCAAATTTTTTTATCTAAATTTTTAGCGATAAGTTCAATAAGCCTGGTAGTACTTAAAGGTTCATCATCACTAGCTAAAAATATTCCACTTTTTTGTTGTTTTATTACCTCATCTACTAAATGACAAAGATTTCCTATATAAACCATACTTCGTTTATTTTCTATTTTTCCAAAAGGTAATACTGGCACTTTATTTGTTAGATTTACAAGTGATTTAATATTTGCTTTTACCCCATATCCATATACTATGGGAGTTCGTATAATACTTACTTTAAAGTTTTCATCTTCTAACTTTCTAAGCTCAAGTTCTGCTGTAAATTTACTTTTACCATATTCGTCTTCTGGACTACAAATACTATTCTCAGTATATTTGCAAGTAGTTTCTTCTCCATAAACTTTCACTGTACTCATAAATACAAACTGTTTTATACCCGATTCTTTTGCTTTTTGTGCAATATTCAAAGTCTGAGTTACATTTACTCTTTTGTACTCACTAGCACTTGCACCACCCATTTGATGCACTAATGCAGATAAATGAAAAACTATATCTATTCCATTACAATCTAAACTATTTATATCATCTTTTAAAAAGCTAAAAGTTTTTATATTGTATTTATTTTTATATTTGTTTATAAAATAGTTTCCTATGAAACCTGAAGAACCTGTGATTAATAGTTCTTTCATATTTTACCTTCATATATTTCAAAATGTTTTTCCACTACTTTTTTAATATCAAACTCTTTTCCTGCTAATTTTCTTCCTGCTTTTCCCATACTATTTCTTAAGTTTTCATCTATTATCAGTTTTTCAATCATTTGAGCCAGTGATTCAGAATTTTTTACTTTACATAAAAGTCCTGTAATATCAGGTACAATAGCATCACTACAACCAGGTACATCTGTAGTGACTACTGCTCTACCACAAGCAGCTGCTTCTATAAGAACTTTTGGTAATCCTTCTCTATAAGAAGGAAGAACTACAATATTTGAATCTGAAAATGCACTTGCAATATTACTACTAAATCCATATACATTTACAAATCCACTTTTTTTTATCATTTTGATATCTTCATTAGTTAAACTTGCTGGATTATCAATATCTACATCTCCATATAATTCAAACTCTACATTTGGTAATTTTTGTTTTACAATTTCTGCAGCTTCTATATATTCAAATACACCCTTATCTTTTAAAAGCCTACATGCCATTGATACTTTTATATTTTCATTGTTTTCTTCAATATAGCTATATTGAGATAGATCAACTCCAGAACCTCTTATCAAAGTAGTTTTTACATTACTTATAGATTTTACTAAAGCATTATCATCTGGATTTTGTACTATTACATGTGAATTTTTTCCACCAAGAGCAAAACTATACATAGTTTTAATTATATATCTCACAACAGAAGCTTCAAATCCTTGTTTAATAAAAATAAATCCAAGTCCAGATATAGAAAATACTTTTTTGTTA
This portion of the Arcobacter nitrofigilis DSM 7299 genome encodes:
- a CDS encoding polysaccharide biosynthesis protein, with amino-acid sequence MFTLDKRVLNILVIIFLSFITFYWTFFIFHQKAQVNIILGVICIRIIVSFLIYKDYSLSWSKSTTRTFLIKSIVYLAAFVIYLPIYYGTVRFALLASELFLYLFSINFLMYSYNYFINKCRVIKDKRVVIYGAGKAGTKLSEEYRNSQYLIKYFVDDSKKLQKRSIDGIQILSKSKLKNIIQKQKYELLVIAMPSASKSRIKFIYDELSPYFKTIKILPSLSEILQEKDYSTQLKDISVEDLLARHPKDLDKEKIENFIKDKVVLITGAGGSIGSEISRQCKKFGAKQLILLDHSEFNLYQITEELNSDIVIPVMQTVRNFGFIENTFKKYKPQIVIHAAAYKHVPLVEDNILEGISNNIIGTKNCIDLSIKYEVEKFVLISTDKAVRPTNVMGTTKRICELYAQNVKSDSTEIVAVRFGNVLGSSGSVIPKFKSQIESGGPITVTHPDITRYFMLIPEACELVLQAASIGKGGEIFILDMGEPIKIVDLAKKMIELSGRENVQIEFCGLRPGEKLYEELLINDSDKNTDYESITVASSTLFDIDLLNKKIDELLISEDKIKVLKEIVPEFNHKLN
- a CDS encoding MlaA family lipoprotein; amino-acid sequence: MKKIIFSLILLLNIALASDDTKAVDFSNEFSEPKAEVFDPLSGYNRVMTSFNDKVYIYVFDPVTRGYVKVVPEVARTGVSNFFDNLLFPVRFVNNLLQFKFSNSAEELGRFLINSTFGLLGFMDPATTELHWQAHKEDFGQTLGFYGVGSGFPLVLPFLGPSNLRDTFGLVADGYVSPLNSFGDSDLKYKIPNNDEETIYWATARYLNDNSFNIGRYQDLKKDAIDLYPFLRDIYEQRREKEIKE
- a CDS encoding Tgt2/MlaC family protein; this encodes MIGNKFLVLIFSLLILSKSLFAIEESKIKDVMQEKIDNVISILQQKDKTLKERTDKIFFIMDSLFDYNVMSQIALGKDWKNLSNEEKAEFTKLFETKLKNSYIDKLDLYTNQKIKIDSLDKLNPKRIRLITYLIGKDDKYEIEYKFYKNSNDDWLIYDVNIIGVSIMQTYRQQFAGYLKNKSFKDLLLTLNTKTTN
- a CDS encoding glycosyltransferase family 4 protein, translated to MIKKILFVVNVDWFFISHRLPLALEALKKGYEVHISCAITDKKKYLESLGLKVHPLEISRSGIGITGEIKAFLEIYKVLKEISPNVAHFVTIKPILYGGIVSRFLSINKKVFSISGLGFIFIKQGFEASVVRYIIKTMYSFALGGKNSHVIVQNPDDNALVKSISNVKTTLIRGSGVDLSQYSYIEENNENIKVSMACRLLKDKGVFEYIEAAEIVKQKLPNVEFELYGDVDIDNPASLTNEDIKMIKKSGFVNVYGFSSNIASAFSDSNIVVLPSYREGLPKVLIEAAACGRAVVTTDVPGCSDAIVPDITGLLCKVKNSESLAQMIEKLIIDENLRNSMGKAGRKLAGKEFDIKKVVEKHFEIYEGKI
- a CDS encoding NAD-dependent epimerase/dehydratase family protein, yielding MKELLITGSSGFIGNYFINKYKNKYNIKTFSFLKDDINSLDCNGIDIVFHLSALVHQMGGASASEYKRVNVTQTLNIAQKAKESGIKQFVFMSTVKVYGEETTCKYTENSICSPEDEYGKSKFTAELELRKLEDENFKVSIIRTPIVYGYGVKANIKSLVNLTNKVPVLPFGKIENKRSMVYIGNLCHLVDEVIKQQKSGIFLASDDEPLSTTRLIELIAKNLDKKICLIKIPFFESLLKLLKPSFYKRLYGSLEIDNTITKEKLNLKNPYSVEEGIKYMIKGENI
- a CDS encoding MraY family glycosyltransferase: MIYLVLVVVSLFLTYLIKNYAIKKSLVAHVNDRSSHTTPTPHGGGIAIAITWFIGLIYLYFTKQIDQTLFYALLVGVIISVVSFFDDLFELSAKLRLMVQSLVSLLGLYALGGLDSINLGLFSIENHIFTNIFAFFMIIWFINLYNFLDGIDGYAGSEALFLSLAGFALFGGNHFLILAVAVLGFLIWNWHKAKIFMGDVGSTLLGYNIAIFTIYYANEESTNFWIWIILFGVFWFDATLTLYRRKKNGEKLSQAHKKHAYQRLTQSGWSHSKVVIASIFINILLFVIVYYVSNIFIAFIISLTLLYASIYFVDKKKAFE